In the Xanthobacteraceae bacterium genome, TCTTCGATCAGCGCCATCAGCAGGTGTTCGAGCGTTGCATATTCGTGGCGGCGCTCGTTCGCGAGCGCCAGCGCGCGATGCAGGGAGTTTTCGAGACTGCGCGAGAAAGTCGGCATCGGTTCCTTGGAGTTCCGGGGCGATTCAACGGCGGTCCGGCGGAGTCTGCCGGTGCCAAAGCGGGATGTCCACTATGTAGGGGGCGGCAACAGGGTTACAATGGCCGCAGAGCAAGGCGCCCGGCCTCGCGTAAAATGTCGGAATTGAGGGCGTCTACTTCTTTTCCATCACGCATTGGAGCGGATGCTGGTGCTTGCGGGCGAAATCCATCACCTGCGTCACCTTTGTTTCCGCGACTTCGTAAGTAAAAATGCCGCACTCGCCGACACCGTTCTGGTGAACGTGCAACATAATGCGCGTCGCGTCCTCGCGCCCTTTATTGAAGAAGCGTTCTAAAACATGCACGACGAATTCCATCGGCGTGTAGTCGTCATTGAGGAGCAGCACGCGGTAAAGGTTCGGCCGCTTGGTTTGCGGCTTGGTACGGGTGATGACCGACGTACCGAGGCCGTCGTCGCCCCCGCCGTCTCCCCGCTTGCCGTCGTCCTTGCGCGCAAGACGGGTCTGCTCCGCCAAAGAGGTGGGCAGTCCTAAGCATTCGGCAGGGTCAAGCGGCGGCAGCAAAGTTTAAAATCCTGAACAAGCCGGAGGCCGCCGTTCGGCGCATCGGACGCGGTGAATCGGAGGTCTGCCGGGCGGCAAGATCATCATATAGGCCGCCTTTGGGGCATGCCAACGGCGCATTTGAAGCATTTCCTAACCAAGGACCTGAAATTCGGGTCTGCCACCGGCCCCCAAGCCGCCCGGTTTAATGCGAATTAGCAAAAAAAGCCGATTGTCCCCGCCAACATGGGGATTAACGCTATGCGTTCCATTTTCCGGGCGTTGAATAGTTTCTGGGCCGGCAAACGTGCCCTTGCCGGCAATGTGGCGATTACCTTTTCACTGGCCTGCGTACCCGTCATCGGCGGGATCGGCGCGGCCGTCGACTACTCGATGGCGAATTCGAACCGCACGTCGATGCAAAAGGCACTCGATGCCACCGCGCTCGCGCTGGCCAAGTTGATGCCGCTCAGTCAGGCCGATCTCAATGCCAAGGGCTGGCAACTCTTCTCGGCCAATATCGGCAACCTCAAAGTGAACATGCAGCAGAGCGGACTCGTGATTACGACTCCGATTATCGGCAAGATTAAATTGAGCGCCACCGGCCAATACACGCCGCAGATCTCCGGCTTCATCGGGATCAACACTTTCCCGGTCTCGGCGCAGACCGAAGTGCAATGGGGCATGAAGAAGCTGGAACTGGCGCTTGCGCTCGATAACACCGGCTCGATGTCGTCAAGCAACAAGATGACCGAATTGAAGAAGGCCGCGAAGAACCTTCTGAACATTCTTCAGCAGTCCGTACTGCAGCCGGGCGACGTGAAGGTTTCGATCATTCCGTTCCACAAGGAAGTCCGCGTCGATACCACCATCTTCTCCCCGCTCACGCTCTGGCTGAAGTGGGACGATTGGGACAATAAAAACCAGACCTGCACCGGCACCTGGTGGAATCAGGTTTGCGTACCCAAGCTGCGCACGACCTGGGACGGCTGCATCATGGATCGCGACCAGACGAACGACGCATCCGACGCCAATCCCACTTCCAATGCGACGCGGTTCCCCGCGAAGCAATGCAGCTATTCGCTCGCGACCATGTTGCCGCTGACCTATGACTGGACGGCACTCGCGAACAAGATCGACTCGATGCAACCCGACGGCAATACCAACGTCTCCATCGGCCTCGCCTGGGCCTGGCATTCGCTAACCACCGGAGAGCCGTTTACGCAGGCTGCTGCACCCTCGACCGACCTCAGCAAGTACATTATCCTGATGACGGACGGCGAGAACACGCAGAACCGCTGGACCACGAACACGAATAGCATCGACAACCGCACCGCCGCGACCTGCACGGCAATCAAGGCCGCCGGCATCCGCATCTATACGATCCGCGTGATCGACGGCGACGCGAACTTGCTGCGAAATTGCGCGAGCGACCCTTCGATGTATTTCGACGTGCAAAACGCTGCGCAACTGACCAGCGTATTCAACTCCATCGGCGCAACGCTCGCAGCGCTGCATCTCTCGCAGTAAAATCGCCGGTAAAGCGGAAGGATGCGGGATTGCTAAAACTTTAGCGATCCCGTTTTTCTTTCCGTAACCCTCTCGCCGCGAAACTACGCCCCGGCAACGTCACGTGGCCACTACCCCCGGCTTTAGAAGACAGCCGCAAGGTTCGGTTAAAAAACTAGGCGCAATTTCTCCGGCGAAACCCGGAGGCCCGTCATGGGACTGTTTCGCCGTTTTTGGTCTGGCGAGGAAGGCCGCAAAGGCAATACCGCCATCGTGTTCGCGTTGTCGCTGATCCCGATCATCGGCGCGACCGGCGCGGCGCTCGATTATTCGATGGCGAATTCCAGCCGCACCTCGATGCAGAAGGCACTGGATGCCACGGCGCTCGCGCTCGCGAAGCTGATGCCGCTGAGCCAGGCCGACCTCAACACCAAGGGCTGGCAAATCTTTCAGGCCAGCCTGGGCAACGTGAAGGTCGCGGTCAGTCAGTCCGACCTCCAGATCACGACCCCTGCAATCGGCAGGCTGGTGCTGAATGTCAGCGGCCAGTACCAGCCGGTAGTCGCCGGCGTTATCGGGATCAACAATTTCCCCGTCGGCGCGCAAGCGGAAGTCACCTGGGGCATCAAGAAGCTCGAGATTGCACTGGCGCTCGATAACACCGGTTCGATGCTGTCCAACAACAAAATGACGGAGTTGAAGACGGCTTCGCATAATCTTCTGAACACGTTGCAACAGGCCGCGCGGAACCCGGACGACGTGAAGGTCGCGATCGTTCCGTTCCATGTGCAGGTAAAAGTCGGCACGGCGAACGTCAACGCCACCTGGATCAAGTGGACGGACTGGGACGCCGAAAACCAGACCTGCACCGGCTCCAGTTGGAACCGCGTCTGCACGCCGAAGAACCACAACCAATGGACCGGCTGCATCGAGGACCGTGACCAGAGTCACGACACGCTCGATACCGCTCCGACCAACAACACCACGCGCTTCCCCGCGATCCAGTGCGGCTGGCAGCTTGCGGAAATCATGCCGCTCACCAACAACTGGACCAACCTTCACAACCGCATCGACGCGATGGTGCCGGATGGAAACACGAACGTAACCATCGGGCTGGCCTGGGCATGGCATCTGCTGACGCCGACCGAGCCGTATACGGAGGCCCTGCCGAATAACACGCCCGATCTCAGCCGCTTCATCATCCTGCTGACCGACGGCGACAATACGCAGAACCGCTGGAGCACGAGCCAGAACTCGATCGACAACCGCACGGCTTTGGCCTGTGCCAACGTGAAAGCGGCGGGCATCAAGATCTACGCGATCCGCGTGATCAATGGGAACGCCACCCTCCTTCGCAACTGTGCGAGCG is a window encoding:
- the clpS gene encoding ATP-dependent Clp protease adapter ClpS, yielding MAEQTRLARKDDGKRGDGGGDDGLGTSVITRTKPQTKRPNLYRVLLLNDDYTPMEFVVHVLERFFNKGREDATRIMLHVHQNGVGECGIFTYEVAETKVTQVMDFARKHQHPLQCVMEKK
- a CDS encoding VWA domain-containing protein, whose protein sequence is MGLFRRFWSGEEGRKGNTAIVFALSLIPIIGATGAALDYSMANSSRTSMQKALDATALALAKLMPLSQADLNTKGWQIFQASLGNVKVAVSQSDLQITTPAIGRLVLNVSGQYQPVVAGVIGINNFPVGAQAEVTWGIKKLEIALALDNTGSMLSNNKMTELKTASHNLLNTLQQAARNPDDVKVAIVPFHVQVKVGTANVNATWIKWTDWDAENQTCTGSSWNRVCTPKNHNQWTGCIEDRDQSHDTLDTAPTNNTTRFPAIQCGWQLAEIMPLTNNWTNLHNRIDAMVPDGNTNVTIGLAWAWHLLTPTEPYTEALPNNTPDLSRFIILLTDGDNTQNRWSTSQNSIDNRTALACANVKAAGIKIYAIRVINGNATLLRNCASDPSMYFDVQSASDLNAVFNAIGGQLASLHLSQ
- a CDS encoding VWA domain-containing protein, with product MRSIFRALNSFWAGKRALAGNVAITFSLACVPVIGGIGAAVDYSMANSNRTSMQKALDATALALAKLMPLSQADLNAKGWQLFSANIGNLKVNMQQSGLVITTPIIGKIKLSATGQYTPQISGFIGINTFPVSAQTEVQWGMKKLELALALDNTGSMSSSNKMTELKKAAKNLLNILQQSVLQPGDVKVSIIPFHKEVRVDTTIFSPLTLWLKWDDWDNKNQTCTGTWWNQVCVPKLRTTWDGCIMDRDQTNDASDANPTSNATRFPAKQCSYSLATMLPLTYDWTALANKIDSMQPDGNTNVSIGLAWAWHSLTTGEPFTQAAAPSTDLSKYIILMTDGENTQNRWTTNTNSIDNRTAATCTAIKAAGIRIYTIRVIDGDANLLRNCASDPSMYFDVQNAAQLTSVFNSIGATLAALHLSQ